Proteins from a genomic interval of Haliaeetus albicilla chromosome 13, bHalAlb1.1, whole genome shotgun sequence:
- the SMYD2 gene encoding N-lysine methyltransferase SMYD2 isoform X3, translated as MHKLECSAMCAFGQNWNPSETVRLTARILAKQRTHPERTQSEKLLAVKEFESHLDKLDNEKRELIQNDIAALHHFYSKHLEYPDNAALVVLFAQVNCNGFTIEDEELSHLGSAIFPDVALMNHSCCPNVIVTYKGTLAEVRAVKEIEPGEEVFTSYIDLLYPTEDRNDRLRDSYFFNCDCRECITKEKDKEKLEIRKLSDPPSAETVRDMIKYARNVIEEFRRAKHYKSPSELLEICELSLDKMGAVFEDSNVYMLHMMYQAMGVCLYVQDWEGALRYGQKIIRPYSKHYPSYSLNVASMWLKLGRLYMALENRTAGVKALKRAIAIMEVAHGKDHPYISEIKKELEDH; from the exons ATGCACAAGCTAGAGTGTTCTGCCATGTGTGCTTTTGGGCAGAACTGGAATCCCTCGGAGACTGTGAGACTAACGGCGAGGATCCTTGCCAAACAG AGAACTCACCCTGAAAGAACACAGTCGGAGAAGCTGCTTGCTGTAAAAGAGTTTGAATCAC ACCTTGACAAACTAGAcaatgaaaagagagagctgattCAGAACGACATTGCTGCTCTTCATCACTTTTACTCAAAGCACTTGGAGTACCCTGACAATGCTGCCCTTGTAGTTCTCTTTGCACAA GTGAACTGTAATGGCTTCACAATTGAAGATGAAGAACTCTCTCATTTGGGATCAGCCATATTTCCTGA TGTTGCATTGATGAACCATAGCTGTTGCCCAAATGTGATTGTAACTTACAAGGGGACCTTGGCTGAAGTCAGAGCTGTTAAAGAGattgagcctggagaagag GTTTTTACCAGCTATATTGACCTGTTGTATCccacagaagacagaaatgacCGGTTAAGAGACTCATATTTCTTCAATTGTGATTGCAGGGAGTGcattacaaaagaaaag GATAAAGAGAAACTGGAAATTCGCAAGCTGAGTGATCCTCCATCAGCAGAGACAGTACGGGACATGATCAAATACGCCAGGAACGTGATTGAGGAATTCAGGCGAGCCAAACACTACAAAT CTCCTAGTGAATTACTGGAGATCTGTGAACTCAGCCTGGACAAGATGGGTGCAGTGTTTGAAGACAGTAATGTTTATATGTTACATATGATGTACCAGGCCATGGGTGTCTGTCTCTATGTGCAGGACTGGGAAGGTGCGCTACGTTATGGGCAAAAAATTATCAGACCATACAG TAAACATTATCCCTCCTACTCGCTGAATGTTGCCTCCATGTGGCTGAAATTAGGGAGACTGTATATGGCGCTGGAGAACAGAACGGCTGGAGTTAAAGCCCTGAAGAGG gCAATTGCTATCATGGAAGTAGCACACGGGAAAGATCATCCATACATTTCAGAGATCAAAAAGGAATTAGAGGACCACTGA